A single genomic interval of Ramlibacter sp. harbors:
- the speD gene encoding adenosylmethionine decarboxylase has protein sequence MQGLHLTADLYQCRCEAAWLTDAARLGAWCVQAVEQAGLQPVNQLFHTFPATPRGPGGITATVLLAESHLCVHTWPEERAVTLDVYVCNFGADHSAKARALMDALVGRFAPEWTEQRSLDRGDAA, from the coding sequence ATGCAAGGCCTTCACCTGACCGCCGACCTGTACCAGTGCCGCTGCGAAGCCGCCTGGCTGACCGACGCCGCGCGCCTGGGCGCCTGGTGCGTGCAGGCCGTGGAACAGGCCGGGCTGCAACCTGTGAACCAGCTGTTCCACACCTTTCCGGCCACGCCACGCGGGCCGGGCGGCATCACGGCCACGGTGCTGCTGGCCGAGTCGCACCTGTGCGTGCACACCTGGCCCGAGGAGCGCGCGGTGACGCTGGACGTATACGTGTGCAACTTTGGCGCTGACCATTCCGCCAAGGCGCGGGCCCTGATGGACGCGCTGGTGGGCCGCTTTGCGCCCGAATGGACCGAGCAGCGCTCGCTGGACCGCGGAGACGCGGCTTGA
- the tkt gene encoding transketolase, producing the protein MANTQQMANAIRALAMDAVQQANSGHPGAPMGMADMAVALWGRHLRHNPQNPHWPDRDRFVLSNGHGSMLIYALLHLTGYKLPIGELRNFRQLHSKTAGHPEVGVTPGVETTTGPLGQGITNAVGMALAEKLLAAEFNRDGHAIVDHHTYVFMGDGCLMEGISHEAAALAGAWKLNKLIALYDDNGISIDGQVQPWFIDNTPVRFAAYGWNVIGPIDGHDVDAVDRAIADAKNKADAPTLIVCKTHIGKGSPNRANTAKAHGEPLGAEEIKLTREALGWNHAPFEVPASVYADWDAKAQGQKTEAAWDAAFAAYKAAHPDLAKEFMRRMKGELPKNFAQVAVDAAVGAHAKAETVASRKASQLALEAFTAALPEMIGGSADLTGSNLTNTKATPPLRVDLSGDVTRSEDGRIGRHINYGVREFGMAAVMNGIALHGGYIPYGGTFLTFSDYSRNAIRMAALMKKRVIHVFTHDSIGLGEDGPTHQSIEHAASLRLIPNLDVWRPCDTAETAVAWAVALQNADRPTALLLSRQNLPYAPKRDLGEISRGAYVLSEPSDLGLKKKAQAVIIATGSEVQLALKAQELLAAQKVAVSVVSMPSTTAFDRQTVAYKASVLPAGVPRIAVEMGVTDGWWKYGCAAVVGIDTYGESAPAPVLFKHFGFTPENVADTVRAALRKS; encoded by the coding sequence ATGGCCAATACCCAACAGATGGCAAACGCGATTCGCGCGCTCGCCATGGATGCCGTGCAACAAGCCAACTCGGGGCACCCCGGCGCGCCCATGGGCATGGCCGACATGGCCGTGGCCCTGTGGGGCCGCCACCTGCGCCACAACCCGCAAAACCCGCATTGGCCCGACCGCGACCGCTTCGTGCTGTCCAACGGCCATGGCTCGATGCTGATCTACGCGCTGCTGCACCTCACGGGCTACAAGCTGCCCATCGGTGAGCTCAGGAACTTCCGCCAGCTGCACAGCAAGACCGCCGGCCACCCCGAAGTGGGCGTCACGCCCGGCGTGGAAACCACCACCGGCCCGCTGGGCCAGGGCATCACCAATGCCGTGGGCATGGCGCTGGCCGAGAAGCTGCTGGCCGCCGAATTCAACCGCGACGGCCACGCCATCGTGGACCACCACACCTATGTGTTCATGGGTGACGGGTGCCTGATGGAAGGCATCAGCCATGAAGCCGCGGCGCTGGCCGGCGCCTGGAAGCTCAACAAGCTGATCGCGCTGTACGACGACAACGGCATTTCCATCGACGGCCAGGTCCAGCCCTGGTTCATCGACAACACCCCCGTGCGCTTTGCGGCTTACGGCTGGAACGTGATCGGCCCGATTGACGGCCACGATGTGGACGCCGTGGACCGCGCCATCGCCGACGCCAAAAACAAGGCCGACGCGCCCACGCTGATCGTCTGCAAGACCCACATCGGCAAGGGCAGCCCCAATCGCGCCAACACCGCCAAGGCCCACGGCGAGCCGCTGGGTGCTGAAGAAATCAAGCTCACGCGCGAAGCGCTGGGCTGGAACCATGCGCCGTTCGAGGTGCCCGCCAGCGTGTACGCCGACTGGGACGCCAAGGCCCAGGGCCAGAAGACCGAAGCCGCGTGGGACGCGGCATTCGCCGCCTACAAGGCCGCCCACCCCGATCTGGCGAAAGAATTCATGCGCCGCATGAAGGGCGAGCTGCCGAAAAACTTCGCCCAGGTGGCGGTGGACGCCGCCGTGGGCGCGCATGCCAAGGCCGAGACCGTGGCCTCGCGCAAGGCCAGCCAGCTGGCGCTGGAAGCCTTCACCGCCGCGCTGCCCGAGATGATTGGCGGCAGCGCCGACCTGACCGGCTCCAACCTGACCAACACCAAGGCCACGCCGCCGCTGCGGGTGGACCTGTCGGGCGACGTCACCCGCAGCGAAGACGGGCGCATCGGCCGCCACATCAACTACGGCGTGCGCGAGTTCGGCATGGCCGCGGTCATGAACGGCATTGCGCTGCATGGCGGCTACATCCCCTATGGTGGCACCTTCCTGACCTTCAGCGACTACAGCCGCAATGCCATCCGCATGGCTGCGCTCATGAAAAAGCGCGTGATCCATGTCTTCACGCACGACTCCATCGGCCTGGGCGAAGACGGCCCCACGCACCAGAGCATCGAGCACGCGGCCAGCCTGCGCCTGATTCCCAACCTGGACGTCTGGCGCCCCTGCGACACGGCCGAAACGGCCGTGGCCTGGGCCGTGGCGCTGCAAAACGCCGACCGCCCCACGGCGCTGTTGCTGAGCCGCCAGAACCTGCCCTATGCGCCCAAGCGCGACCTGGGCGAGATCAGCCGCGGCGCCTATGTGCTGTCCGAGCCGTCGGACCTGGGCCTGAAGAAAAAGGCGCAGGCGGTGATCATTGCCACGGGTTCCGAGGTGCAGCTCGCGCTCAAGGCGCAGGAGCTGCTGGCCGCGCAGAAGGTGGCCGTGAGCGTGGTGTCCATGCCCTCGACCACGGCCTTTGACCGCCAGACCGTGGCCTACAAGGCCTCGGTGCTGCCCGCCGGCGTGCCGCGCATCGCGGTGGAAATGGGCGTGACCGATGGCTGGTGGAAATACGGCTGCGCCGCGGTGGTGGGCATCGACACCTATGGCGAGTCGGCCCCGGCGCCGGTGCTGTTCAAGCACTTCGGCTTCACGCCCGAGAACGTGGCGGACACGGTGCGTGCTGCCCTGCGCAAAAGTTAA
- the gap gene encoding type I glyceraldehyde-3-phosphate dehydrogenase, whose translation MTIKVGINGFGRIGRNVLRSAVQNFPDIEIVAINDLLEPDYLAYMLQYDSVHGRFKGEVSVEGNTLVVNGKMIRLTQERDPANLKWNEVGADVVIESTGLFLTKETGQKHIDAGAKKVILSAPSKDDTPMFVFGVNDKTYKGEAIISNASCTTNCLAPLAKVLNDKWGIKRGLMTTVHAATATQKTVDGPSNKDWRGGRGILENIIPSSTGAAKAVGVVIPELNKKLTGMSFRVPTSDVSVVDLTVELVKEASYDEIKAEMKAQSEGALKGILGYTEDKVVATDFRGDTRTSIFDADAGIALDKTFVKLVSWYDNEWGYSNKCLEMARVVSK comes from the coding sequence ATGACGATCAAGGTAGGCATCAACGGCTTCGGCCGCATCGGCCGCAACGTGCTGCGCAGCGCGGTGCAGAACTTCCCCGACATCGAGATCGTGGCGATCAACGACCTGCTCGAGCCCGACTACCTCGCCTACATGCTGCAGTACGACAGCGTGCACGGCCGCTTCAAGGGCGAGGTTTCTGTCGAGGGCAACACCCTGGTCGTCAACGGCAAGATGATCCGCCTCACGCAGGAGCGTGATCCGGCCAACCTCAAGTGGAACGAAGTCGGCGCCGACGTGGTGATCGAGTCCACCGGCCTGTTCCTGACCAAGGAAACCGGGCAGAAGCACATCGATGCCGGCGCGAAGAAGGTGATTCTCTCGGCCCCGTCCAAGGACGACACGCCGATGTTCGTGTTCGGCGTGAACGACAAGACGTACAAGGGCGAGGCCATCATCTCCAACGCCTCGTGCACCACCAACTGCCTGGCCCCGCTGGCCAAGGTGCTGAACGACAAGTGGGGCATCAAGCGCGGCCTGATGACCACGGTGCACGCCGCCACCGCCACGCAGAAGACCGTGGATGGCCCCAGCAACAAGGACTGGCGCGGCGGCCGCGGCATCCTGGAAAACATCATCCCCTCCAGCACTGGCGCGGCCAAGGCCGTGGGCGTGGTGATCCCCGAGCTGAACAAGAAGCTCACGGGCATGAGCTTCCGGGTGCCGACCAGCGACGTGTCGGTGGTTGACCTGACCGTGGAGCTGGTCAAGGAAGCCAGCTACGACGAGATCAAGGCCGAGATGAAGGCGCAGAGCGAAGGCGCGCTCAAGGGCATCCTGGGCTACACCGAAGACAAGGTGGTGGCCACCGATTTCCGGGGCGATACCCGCACCAGCATCTTCGATGCCGACGCCGGCATTGCACTGGACAAGACCTTCGTCAAGCTCGTGAGCTGGTACGACAACGAGTGGGGCTACTCGAACAAGTGCCTGGAGATGGCGCGCGTGGTGTCCAAGTAA
- a CDS encoding restriction endonuclease, translating into MKFKMAPNSLFAILLRSPWWISFLIALGLALAARALLPENYWVFGAMGAFPFVGIGTVAFWRQMRAPSRQRVEALQGALAGMAWRDFAQALEAAFTRDGYAVARLDGAADLALTRNGSVTLVSAKRWKAARHGEEALQALQAAVTAREASGCIYIAMGVLSDQAQRLVKQHGVQLMQGPELALLLRDLPVPAK; encoded by the coding sequence ATGAAGTTCAAGATGGCCCCGAACTCGCTGTTCGCCATCCTGCTGCGCTCGCCCTGGTGGATCAGCTTCCTGATCGCGCTGGGCCTGGCGCTGGCCGCCCGCGCCCTGCTGCCCGAGAACTACTGGGTGTTTGGCGCCATGGGGGCGTTCCCGTTCGTGGGCATTGGCACCGTGGCCTTCTGGCGCCAGATGCGCGCGCCCAGCCGCCAGCGCGTGGAGGCCCTGCAGGGCGCGCTGGCCGGCATGGCCTGGCGTGACTTTGCGCAGGCGCTGGAAGCCGCCTTCACGCGCGACGGCTATGCCGTGGCGCGCCTGGACGGCGCCGCCGATCTGGCGCTGACGCGCAACGGCAGCGTCACCCTGGTATCGGCCAAGCGCTGGAAGGCCGCGCGGCATGGCGAAGAGGCCCTGCAGGCCCTGCAGGCGGCCGTCACGGCGCGCGAGGCCAGCGGCTGCATCTACATCGCCATGGGCGTGCTGAGCGACCAGGCTCAGCGCCTCGTCAAGCAGCACGGGGTGCAACTGATGCAGGGGCCGGAGCTGGCACTGCTGCTGCGCGATCTGCCCGTGCCCGCCAAATGA
- a CDS encoding peptidylprolyl isomerase: protein MKIEKDTVVTLRFKVADALGKPIEESKEPMAYLHGGYDNTLPKIEAALDGQEAGYQVTLALQPEDAFGLRDEKLARTIPKSEFPPGVKVGGQLEGRNDEGAEQIYTVMKIKGDTVYLDGNHPLAGKALRFSLKVISVRAATAEEIAHRHVHGAHGHHH from the coding sequence ATGAAAATCGAAAAAGACACCGTCGTCACCCTGCGCTTCAAGGTTGCAGATGCCCTGGGCAAGCCCATCGAGGAGAGCAAGGAGCCCATGGCCTACCTGCATGGTGGCTATGACAACACCCTGCCCAAAATCGAGGCCGCGCTCGACGGTCAGGAGGCCGGCTACCAGGTCACGCTGGCGCTGCAGCCCGAAGACGCCTTTGGCCTGCGCGACGAAAAGCTGGCGCGCACCATCCCCAAGAGCGAGTTCCCGCCGGGCGTCAAGGTGGGCGGCCAGCTCGAAGGGCGCAATGACGAGGGCGCCGAACAGATCTACACCGTCATGAAGATCAAGGGCGACACGGTCTACCTCGACGGCAACCACCCGCTGGCCGGCAAGGCGCTGCGCTTCAGCCTCAAGGTGATCAGCGTGCGCGCGGCCACCGCGGAAGAAATTGCCCACCGCCACGTGCACGGCGCGCACGGCCACCACCACTGA